In Flavobacterium sp. N1736, the following are encoded in one genomic region:
- a CDS encoding ABC transporter permease, giving the protein MNNNNVSNDWLFEITPKNKFFSLNLKEVWQYRDLLFLFVKRDVITVYKQTVLGPLWYLIQPLFTSITFTIIFNNVAGINTGTVPPFLFNLAGITVWNYFTACLTGTSDTFKANASIFGKVYFPRIITPLSVVISNLIKFGIQFFIFIAFYCYYYFQGSSLYLNGFLLFFPLLIVIMGFLGLGLGMLISSMVTKYRDFSYLVTFGIQLLMYLSAVMYPMELIKSKLPKFSWIVEYNPLAYIIETSRYMLLNVGEISVFGLIYTVIVTIAVFFIGLLVFNKTEKSFIDTV; this is encoded by the coding sequence ATGAACAATAATAATGTTTCTAATGACTGGTTGTTTGAAATAACGCCCAAAAATAAATTCTTCTCGCTAAATTTAAAAGAAGTTTGGCAATATAGAGATTTGCTGTTTCTTTTTGTAAAACGTGACGTTATTACAGTCTATAAACAAACCGTTTTGGGGCCGCTTTGGTATTTAATACAACCCTTATTTACCTCTATAACTTTTACTATAATTTTTAATAACGTAGCGGGCATAAATACAGGAACTGTTCCTCCATTTTTATTTAACCTTGCCGGAATAACCGTTTGGAATTATTTTACAGCCTGTCTAACAGGAACTTCAGATACATTTAAGGCAAATGCATCGATATTTGGAAAAGTATATTTTCCCAGAATTATTACACCTTTATCAGTAGTAATTTCAAATTTAATAAAATTCGGAATACAGTTTTTTATTTTTATAGCATTTTACTGTTACTATTATTTTCAGGGATCCAGCTTGTATTTGAATGGTTTTCTGTTATTTTTTCCTCTTTTAATTGTTATTATGGGTTTTTTAGGTTTAGGCCTTGGAATGCTAATTTCTTCTATGGTAACAAAATATAGAGATTTTAGTTATTTGGTAACTTTTGGAATTCAGTTGCTAATGTATTTATCAGCGGTGATGTATCCGATGGAATTAATAAAAAGTAAGCTGCCTAAGTTTAGTTGGATTGTCGAATATAATCCTTTGGCTTATATTATTGAAACATCTCGTTATATGCTTTTAAATGTTGGAGAAATTTCTGTTTTCGGACTAATCTATACTGTAATAGTTACAATTGCCGTATTCTTTATTGGTCTTTTAGTTTTTAATAAAACCGAAAAAAGTTTTATTGATACCGTTTAA
- a CDS encoding NAD-dependent epimerase/dehydratase family protein, which yields MKKILITGSTGFVGTNLKEYLNENEIESLNIRYVTGQKIEIETDIVIHLAGKAHDLKKVSKPNDYYEANFELTKQLFDTFLCSSASVFVFMSTVKAVADKVEGILVEDITPNPETHYGISKQQAEAYILSNKLPEGKRVFILRPCMIHGPNNKGNLNLLYEVVQKGLPWPLAAFENKRSFLSIENLCFIIKKIIENQHIESGVYNLADDQFLSTNELVQIISSVCNKKNRTLSIPKTIINSIAKAGDLIKLPLNSETIQKLTENYRVSNQKIKSAIGIERLPYTATQGLEKTIKSFINK from the coding sequence ATGAAAAAAATTCTAATAACTGGTTCTACAGGGTTTGTTGGAACGAATCTCAAAGAATATCTAAATGAAAATGAAATAGAATCATTAAATATTCGTTATGTAACAGGTCAAAAAATAGAAATTGAAACAGATATAGTTATTCATCTTGCTGGTAAAGCACATGATTTGAAAAAAGTGTCTAAGCCGAATGATTATTATGAGGCGAATTTTGAATTGACAAAACAACTGTTTGATACTTTTTTATGTTCTAGTGCTTCTGTATTTGTTTTTATGAGTACTGTTAAAGCTGTTGCGGATAAAGTTGAGGGAATATTAGTTGAAGATATTACTCCAAATCCTGAAACACATTATGGAATTAGTAAACAGCAGGCAGAAGCCTATATATTAAGTAATAAATTACCTGAAGGTAAGAGAGTCTTTATACTTCGACCTTGTATGATTCATGGTCCGAATAATAAAGGTAATCTTAATTTGTTATACGAAGTAGTGCAAAAAGGATTGCCATGGCCATTAGCTGCGTTTGAAAACAAAAGATCATTTTTAAGTATTGAAAACCTTTGTTTTATAATTAAAAAAATTATCGAAAATCAACATATAGAATCGGGTGTATATAATCTTGCTGACGACCAGTTTTTATCTACAAATGAATTAGTGCAGATAATATCTTCGGTTTGTAATAAAAAAAACAGGACTTTATCAATACCCAAGACTATAATTAATAGTATTGCTAAAGCTGGAGATTTAATAAAATTACCACTAAATTCGGAAACAATTCAAAAGTTAACGGAAAATTATAGAGTGTCAAATCAAAAAATAAAATCAGCTATCGGGATTGAAAGGCTACCTTATACAGCTACGCAAGGACTTGAAAAAACAATAAAAAGCTTCATCAATAAATAA
- a CDS encoding polysaccharide biosynthesis protein, whose protein sequence is MNKDEQNNIRSLFLNFLSPRNLRANINNLSYLPRWIIIAIDVMVLIFSFTFTYMLFEGTALGYIVTSHQFYFVGSLIFVNVFFFWLFRTYSGIIRHSSYIDAIKLLFSQMSVLVFFLFFNLVFELYAGHKAFLNTALFINLVLSFCGLFLYRVIVKQTFEIYFSEKTSTKLIRTVIYGTDANAISVANALKFETPSRFKIVGFVDKNNQNASKRMLDLPILILRKKLPALMRSVAAEGVIIADKSLSKDEQLIIVDQCLEFNYRVYTVPLISDWENQKEISQKVKNIQIEDLLERKPIVLDSKSISKQLKDKTILITGAAGSIGSEIVRQVLGFNPRKVIILDHAETPLHNLCLETFGMNSETKIIAVVADVRSKKALEKVFKNHNPHVVFHAAAYKHVPLMEENPSQAILTNIKGTKNLADLSCRYHVKKFVMVSTDKAVNPSNVMGASKRIAEKYVQSLFLKNQRENIEGATKFITTRFGNVLGSNGSVVPLFTKQIAEGGPVTITHQDIIRYFMTIPEACQLVLEAGAMGNGGEIYIFDMGKPVKIIDLAKKMIKLAGFIPDKEIKIKIVGLRPGEKLYEELLNDTSKTLPTYHNKIMIAQEIQDEYENLHTEIDELIGIADFYENDDIVSKMKKIVPEFKSMNSAFEVLDK, encoded by the coding sequence TTGAATAAAGACGAACAAAACAACATAAGAAGTTTGTTCCTTAATTTCCTTTCCCCAAGAAATTTACGGGCAAATATTAATAACCTAAGTTATTTACCTAGGTGGATTATTATTGCTATAGATGTAATGGTGCTGATTTTTTCATTCACATTCACTTATATGCTGTTTGAAGGAACCGCTTTAGGTTATATAGTTACGTCACATCAATTTTATTTCGTAGGAAGTTTAATTTTTGTGAATGTATTCTTCTTCTGGCTATTTAGAACATACTCGGGAATCATTCGACACTCTTCCTATATCGATGCTATTAAACTGTTATTTTCTCAAATGTCAGTTTTAGTATTTTTTTTATTTTTCAATTTAGTTTTTGAATTATATGCAGGACACAAAGCCTTTTTAAATACTGCGTTATTTATTAATTTGGTTTTATCTTTTTGTGGTTTGTTTTTATATCGTGTAATTGTAAAACAAACTTTTGAAATTTATTTTTCAGAAAAAACAAGTACCAAATTAATCAGAACGGTAATTTATGGTACCGATGCAAATGCTATTTCGGTAGCCAATGCATTGAAATTTGAAACACCTTCCCGTTTTAAAATAGTTGGTTTTGTAGATAAAAACAATCAAAACGCATCCAAAAGAATGTTGGATTTGCCAATTTTGATATTAAGAAAAAAATTACCGGCATTAATGCGATCTGTTGCTGCAGAAGGTGTAATTATTGCTGATAAAAGCTTATCGAAAGATGAACAATTAATTATTGTTGATCAATGTTTAGAATTCAATTATAGAGTATATACAGTTCCTTTGATTTCCGATTGGGAAAATCAAAAGGAAATTTCTCAAAAAGTAAAAAACATTCAGATTGAAGATTTGTTAGAAAGAAAACCCATAGTTCTTGACAGTAAATCAATCTCAAAACAACTAAAAGACAAAACAATTCTTATTACAGGAGCTGCCGGATCAATTGGTAGCGAGATCGTAAGACAAGTGCTGGGATTTAATCCAAGAAAAGTTATTATTCTTGATCATGCAGAAACTCCACTTCATAATTTATGTTTGGAAACTTTTGGTATGAATTCTGAAACAAAAATTATTGCTGTTGTTGCCGATGTAAGAAGTAAAAAAGCACTGGAAAAAGTTTTTAAAAATCATAATCCACATGTTGTTTTTCATGCGGCAGCTTACAAACATGTTCCTTTGATGGAAGAAAATCCTTCGCAGGCCATTTTGACAAATATTAAAGGAACTAAGAATTTAGCGGATTTATCGTGCAGATATCATGTTAAGAAATTTGTCATGGTTTCGACAGATAAAGCAGTTAATCCTAGTAATGTAATGGGAGCCAGCAAGAGAATTGCGGAGAAATATGTACAGTCTTTATTTTTGAAAAACCAAAGAGAAAATATTGAAGGTGCAACAAAGTTTATTACTACCCGTTTTGGAAATGTTTTGGGATCAAACGGATCAGTCGTTCCTTTATTTACGAAACAAATTGCTGAAGGCGGACCAGTAACGATCACACATCAGGATATTATTCGTTATTTTATGACAATTCCTGAAGCTTGCCAATTAGTTCTGGAAGCAGGAGCAATGGGTAATGGAGGTGAAATCTATATTTTTGATATGGGCAAACCAGTCAAAATAATTGATTTGGCTAAAAAAATGATTAAACTTGCCGGCTTTATTCCGGACAAAGAAATAAAAATAAAAATTGTTGGTTTACGACCAGGTGAAAAATTATATGAAGAATTATTAAATGATACTTCCAAAACCCTACCAACCTATCATAACAAAATTATGATTGCACAGGAGATACAAGATGAGTACGAGAATTTGCATACCGAAATTGATGAACTCATTGGAATTGCTGATTTTTATGAAAATGACGATATAGTCAGCAAAATGAAAAAGATAGTTCCGGAATTTAAAAGTATGAATTCTGCTTTTGAAGTTTTAGATAAATAA
- the rfbC gene encoding dTDP-4-dehydrorhamnose 3,5-epimerase, with product MKIEETFLKDLQIIEPTVFGDERGYFFESYSKTKFEDLGINIEFVQDNQSFSKKGTLRGLHYQNPPFAQTKLVRVLEGEIIDVAVDLRKDSPTYGKSFSVLLSAENKKQLLVPQGFAHGFSVISETASVMYKCDQFYNKASEGGIKYNDPSLNIDWGMDLKDAIVSEKDEILPFIENCNSLF from the coding sequence ATGAAAATCGAAGAAACATTTTTAAAGGATTTACAAATAATAGAACCAACTGTTTTTGGAGATGAAAGAGGTTATTTTTTTGAATCATACAGCAAAACAAAATTTGAAGATTTAGGCATTAATATTGAATTTGTTCAGGATAATCAATCCTTTTCTAAAAAAGGCACATTAAGAGGTTTGCATTATCAAAATCCTCCCTTTGCCCAAACGAAATTAGTTCGCGTTTTAGAAGGTGAAATTATCGATGTTGCTGTAGATTTGAGAAAAGATTCTCCAACCTATGGAAAATCATTTAGCGTTTTGTTATCAGCCGAAAATAAAAAACAATTATTAGTTCCTCAAGGGTTTGCTCATGGTTTTTCGGTTATTAGCGAAACAGCATCTGTGATGTATAAATGTGATCAATTTTACAATAAAGCTTCAGAAGGTGGTATTAAATATAATGATCCGTCGTTGAATATTGATTGGGGAATGGATTTGAAAGATGCGATTGTTTCAGAAAAAGACGAAATTCTTCCTTTCATTGAAAATTGTAATAGTTTATTTTAA
- the rfbA gene encoding glucose-1-phosphate thymidylyltransferase RfbA, producing the protein MKGIILAGGSGTRLHPLTLAMSKQMMPVYDKPMIYYPLSTLMMSGINEILIISTPHDLPNFKKLLGDGSTLGCKFSYAEQAIPNGLAQAFVIGEEFIGNDDVALILGDNIFFGSNMQELLKSNTKPTGGVVFAYHVSDPERYGVVEFDENFKAISIEEKPEEPKSSYAVPGLYFYDNSVVEIAKNIKPSARGEYEITDVNKVYLQREALKVGILSRGTAWLDTGTFNSLMQAGQFVQVLEERQGLKVGCIEEIAWRQGFINDAQLEELALPLVKSGYGSYLIDFLKQKKKGVKI; encoded by the coding sequence ATGAAAGGAATTATTTTAGCCGGAGGTTCTGGCACTCGCTTACATCCTTTAACACTTGCAATGAGTAAGCAAATGATGCCGGTATACGATAAACCAATGATTTATTACCCATTGTCAACTTTAATGATGTCAGGTATCAATGAAATATTGATTATCTCCACTCCGCATGATTTGCCAAATTTCAAGAAATTGCTTGGAGATGGATCAACATTAGGTTGTAAATTTAGCTATGCAGAACAGGCAATTCCTAACGGATTAGCTCAGGCTTTTGTAATTGGCGAAGAGTTTATTGGTAATGATGATGTTGCCTTAATTTTAGGAGATAACATATTTTTTGGTTCTAATATGCAGGAGTTGTTAAAATCAAATACAAAACCTACTGGAGGTGTTGTTTTTGCTTATCATGTTTCAGATCCGGAGCGTTATGGAGTTGTTGAATTTGATGAGAATTTCAAAGCAATATCTATCGAAGAAAAACCAGAAGAGCCAAAATCAAGTTATGCAGTTCCAGGATTGTATTTTTATGACAATTCAGTCGTGGAAATCGCTAAAAATATAAAACCAAGCGCACGTGGAGAATATGAAATTACTGATGTCAATAAGGTATATCTGCAAAGAGAAGCTTTAAAAGTTGGTATTTTGAGCAGAGGCACAGCTTGGCTTGATACAGGAACTTTTAACAGTTTAATGCAAGCTGGACAATTTGTTCAGGTTCTGGAAGAAAGACAAGGATTGAAAGTAGGATGTATTGAAGAAATTGCCTGGAGACAAGGATTTATAAACGACGCTCAGCTTGAAGAACTTGCATTGCCATTAGTGAAATCAGGTTATGGAAGTTACTTGATTGATTTTTTAAAACAAAAGAAAAAAGGTGTCAAAATTTAA
- a CDS encoding glycosyltransferase, with protein sequence MLNKFSVLMSVYIKENPNCLRQSLESVCTQTLKPNEIILVKDGHLNNELDDVINEYVIRFPLLFIVVELPKNKGLANALNEGMKYAKHEIIARMDSDDICMPERFKIQVNYLIDNNLDIVGGQIIEFSKNIEDVVSIRMVPVYHDEIVQFMKFRSPFSHPTIVFRKKSFQLLKGYDNTIFPEDYDFFVRAYLAGFKFGNVKENVLYFRLGENLSEAIKRRWGRKYAVNEMKLYKKFLKLGFFNYFDFFKVLVFKIPLRIMPFSLYSYIYFKFSR encoded by the coding sequence ATGTTAAATAAATTTTCAGTTTTGATGTCAGTTTACATTAAAGAAAATCCAAATTGTCTAAGACAGTCTTTGGAATCAGTATGTACGCAAACTTTAAAGCCAAATGAAATTATACTGGTTAAGGATGGTCATCTTAATAATGAGCTGGATGATGTAATTAATGAGTATGTTATTAGATTTCCATTATTATTTATAGTAGTTGAGCTTCCTAAAAATAAAGGCTTGGCAAATGCTTTGAATGAAGGTATGAAATATGCAAAACATGAGATTATTGCTAGAATGGATTCTGATGATATTTGCATGCCGGAAAGGTTTAAAATTCAAGTTAATTACCTTATAGATAACAATTTAGATATAGTTGGAGGGCAAATAATTGAATTTTCTAAAAATATCGAAGATGTGGTTTCTATAAGGATGGTACCTGTTTATCATGATGAAATTGTTCAATTTATGAAGTTCAGAAGTCCTTTTTCTCATCCAACTATCGTTTTTAGAAAGAAGTCTTTTCAGTTACTTAAAGGATACGATAATACAATATTTCCAGAGGATTATGATTTTTTTGTACGAGCATATTTAGCAGGATTTAAATTTGGAAATGTTAAAGAAAATGTTTTATACTTTAGGCTTGGAGAAAACTTGTCGGAGGCTATAAAACGAAGATGGGGAAGAAAATATGCTGTTAATGAAATGAAATTATATAAAAAATTTCTAAAATTAGGTTTTTTTAATTATTTTGATTTCTTTAAAGTTTTAGTTTTTAAGATTCCACTAAGAATTATGCCTTTTAGTTTATACAGCTATATTTATTTTAAATTTTCTAGGTAA
- a CDS encoding MraY family glycosyltransferase: MQYTILGILLMILMLLYFKVADRFNIIDKPNQRSSHTEITLRGGGIIFWFSALFYSVQHIQNNYFFFTGITLVSLVSFWDDIQNLSNKIRISIHFLAITLIFYDLELFNLVPIWGIIIAYILAIGLINAYNFMDGINGITGLYTLTVMGSLLYINTNVQWFTDGVFIKYGIVASLVFLFFNYRKKAKCFAGDVGSIAIAFWIIYLVWKLSLVTNSLIWFLFLAVYGVDAICTIIHRLYLKQNIFEAHRLHLYQVLSNEYKIQHRLVSLYYALVQIAISVLVVFLYRKVQEITLFLIVILPLILIYSSKFYMLNKHSLKFNS, from the coding sequence ATGCAATACACAATACTGGGAATTCTCTTAATGATTTTAATGTTACTTTACTTTAAAGTAGCAGATCGTTTTAATATTATTGATAAACCTAATCAAAGAAGTTCTCATACAGAGATTACATTAAGAGGAGGAGGGATTATATTTTGGTTTTCTGCCTTATTTTATTCCGTGCAACATATTCAAAATAATTATTTTTTCTTTACAGGAATTACTTTAGTGAGTTTAGTGAGTTTTTGGGATGATATCCAAAACCTTTCAAATAAAATTCGAATTTCAATTCATTTTTTAGCCATTACACTGATTTTTTATGATTTGGAACTTTTTAATTTAGTTCCAATTTGGGGAATTATAATAGCTTATATTTTGGCAATTGGGCTCATTAATGCTTATAATTTTATGGATGGAATTAATGGCATAACAGGTCTCTATACTTTGACCGTAATGGGATCTTTACTTTATATTAATACAAACGTTCAATGGTTTACCGATGGAGTTTTTATAAAATATGGAATTGTTGCAAGTTTAGTTTTTCTGTTTTTTAATTATCGAAAAAAAGCGAAATGTTTTGCCGGAGATGTCGGGAGTATAGCTATTGCTTTTTGGATAATTTACCTCGTTTGGAAACTTAGTTTGGTTACAAACTCACTTATTTGGTTTTTATTTTTGGCTGTTTATGGAGTTGATGCTATTTGTACAATTATACATCGTTTGTATTTAAAACAAAATATTTTTGAGGCACATCGTTTACATTTATATCAGGTGTTAAGTAATGAATATAAAATACAGCATAGATTAGTTTCCTTATATTATGCATTAGTTCAAATTGCAATTTCGGTTTTAGTAGTTTTTCTGTATCGAAAAGTTCAAGAAATAACATTATTTCTAATAGTGATTTTGCCTTTAATTTTAATATACAGTTCAAAATTTTATATGTTGAATAAACATAGCTTAAAATTCAACTCATGA
- a CDS encoding glycosyltransferase, which translates to MSKKILHISEKGEGGGGESVFRETVILLKELDLSNSHYTACKKSEQLPFKLDFEFKSKEQLLDFIYSFSNKRKMDLILKEIKPEVIHLHHYGNLSPSILHSLFNYKKRNPKVQIIQTVHTFQYSCSHQAAYDYHKTKRCLDCASMHFKTKIFYRKCSRAGFIHSIAKGFNSLITHYYYKKGVIDTIIVPSNFIKESILLNKFYKDKEINVINNPIFSDFQKIKEYSKENNIVYFGRLSEEKNIKLLITAFVQFVNNKEGDKYKLLIIGDGPEKEELQKYVTKENMVERVLFLPFMSQEKLKKYLEISKISIMTSKCFENAPMMMIESFNYDIIPIVADHGGMREMALKLNFGFLFESENQESLIRQIFSATKDYQEIINKKPKLEGKIHDLFSKSLYFSELTNLYSKI; encoded by the coding sequence ATGTCGAAGAAAATTTTACACATTTCTGAAAAAGGTGAAGGGGGTGGCGGTGAATCTGTATTTAGAGAAACCGTTATTTTATTGAAAGAATTGGATTTATCAAATTCACATTATACAGCTTGTAAAAAATCAGAACAATTGCCATTCAAATTAGATTTTGAATTTAAAAGCAAAGAGCAGTTATTAGATTTTATTTATTCTTTTTCAAATAAAAGAAAAATGGATCTAATTTTAAAAGAAATTAAGCCTGAAGTAATACACTTACATCACTATGGTAATCTGTCTCCTTCAATTTTGCATTCCTTATTTAATTATAAAAAAAGAAATCCAAAGGTCCAAATAATACAAACGGTACATACTTTTCAATATTCTTGTTCTCATCAGGCGGCGTATGACTATCATAAAACTAAAAGATGTTTGGATTGTGCCAGTATGCATTTTAAAACTAAAATCTTTTATAGGAAATGTAGTAGAGCTGGTTTTATTCATTCTATTGCAAAAGGTTTCAATAGTTTAATAACCCATTATTATTACAAGAAAGGAGTAATAGACACTATAATCGTACCTTCTAATTTTATAAAAGAATCTATTCTTTTAAATAAATTTTATAAGGATAAAGAAATTAACGTTATTAATAACCCAATTTTCAGCGATTTTCAGAAAATTAAAGAATATAGTAAAGAAAACAATATAGTATATTTTGGTCGACTATCAGAAGAAAAGAATATAAAATTATTAATTACTGCTTTTGTACAATTTGTGAATAATAAAGAAGGCGATAAATACAAACTTTTGATCATAGGAGACGGCCCCGAGAAAGAAGAACTTCAAAAGTATGTCACAAAAGAAAATATGGTAGAAAGAGTATTGTTTTTGCCATTTATGTCGCAAGAAAAACTAAAAAAGTATCTAGAAATTTCAAAAATTTCAATAATGACATCCAAGTGTTTTGAGAATGCTCCTATGATGATGATAGAGTCTTTTAATTATGACATTATCCCAATAGTAGCAGATCATGGAGGAATGAGAGAAATGGCTTTAAAATTAAATTTCGGATTTCTTTTTGAAAGCGAGAATCAAGAATCTTTAATACGTCAAATTTTTAGTGCTACTAAAGATTATCAGGAGATAATTAATAAGAAACCAAAATTAGAAGGAAAAATACATGATTTGTTTTCAAAGTCATTGTATTTTAGTGAATTGACTAATTTATATTCTAAAATTTAA
- the rfbD gene encoding dTDP-4-dehydrorhamnose reductase has product MEKILVTGANGQLGSELNVLSSNYPQHEWVFADRTKITLDNLDLLKTQLSEIQPTIILNCGAYTAVDKAETEKELAFTINNAAVALIAKYAFENNAKLIHISTDYVFDGLSSIALNEEAETNPINIYGESKRAGEIACLSENPNSIILRTSWVYSKFGNNFVKTMQRLMQEKESINVVNDQVGSPTYAADLAQAMIDIINFSTWVPGIYNYSNEGEISWHEFALTIKEFGEYKCIVVGIPSASYPTPAKRPNFSLLDKKKIKEVYNLDIPDYQESLKKMFIK; this is encoded by the coding sequence ATGGAAAAAATTCTTGTAACAGGAGCAAACGGACAATTAGGATCTGAATTAAATGTTTTGTCTTCAAATTACCCTCAACATGAATGGGTTTTTGCAGATAGAACTAAAATTACATTAGATAATCTGGACTTACTTAAAACGCAGTTAAGTGAAATTCAACCAACAATTATTTTAAATTGTGGAGCTTATACTGCAGTCGATAAAGCAGAGACAGAGAAAGAATTAGCTTTTACAATCAATAATGCTGCAGTGGCATTAATTGCGAAATATGCTTTTGAAAATAATGCAAAATTAATTCATATTTCGACAGATTATGTTTTTGACGGATTATCTTCAATAGCTTTGAATGAAGAAGCAGAAACGAACCCCATAAACATATATGGAGAAAGTAAAAGAGCGGGAGAAATTGCATGTTTAAGTGAAAACCCAAATTCAATTATTTTAAGAACTTCATGGGTTTATAGTAAGTTTGGCAACAATTTTGTTAAAACAATGCAACGCCTAATGCAGGAAAAAGAATCAATCAATGTGGTTAATGATCAGGTTGGTTCTCCAACATATGCTGCTGACTTAGCGCAGGCTATGATCGATATAATAAATTTTTCAACTTGGGTTCCGGGAATTTATAATTATTCAAATGAAGGTGAAATAAGTTGGCACGAATTTGCGTTGACAATAAAAGAATTTGGAGAATATAAATGTATTGTTGTAGGTATTCCATCAGCATCATATCCAACTCCGGCTAAACGACCAAATTTTTCATTATTAGATAAGAAAAAAATTAAAGAAGTTTATAATTTAGATATTCCTGATTACCAAGAGAGTTTAAAAAAAATGTTTATAAAATAG
- a CDS encoding WxcM-like domain-containing protein has product MIPKIIQGGNFSDHRGTISFVNDFSFKDIERFYVISNSEENPIRAWQGHKLDSKNFYCLSGSFNIHFIKIDNWENPSKDLTIETVLVSESESRIVHIPSGYANAIESLEANSKLISFSTLPLVNVKEDDVRYPFDYWKING; this is encoded by the coding sequence ATGATTCCTAAAATAATACAAGGAGGAAACTTTTCAGATCATCGGGGAACTATTTCATTTGTTAATGATTTTAGTTTTAAAGACATAGAAAGATTTTATGTTATTAGTAATTCTGAAGAAAATCCGATACGCGCTTGGCAAGGGCATAAATTAGACTCAAAAAACTTTTATTGTTTAAGTGGCTCTTTTAATATTCATTTTATAAAAATTGATAATTGGGAAAATCCTTCAAAAGATTTAACGATTGAAACCGTCTTAGTTTCAGAATCTGAAAGTAGAATAGTTCATATTCCTTCAGGTTATGCTAATGCAATTGAATCATTGGAAGCAAATTCAAAATTAATATCATTTTCGACTTTACCATTAGTAAATGTAAAAGAAGACGATGTTCGTTATCCATTTGATTACTGGAAAATAAATGGATAA
- a CDS encoding DegT/DnrJ/EryC1/StrS family aminotransferase, with the protein MDNKPIYLSLSQQSGFEQGYIQKALETNWITSGGPNVDEFENTIESYLEKELFVTALNSGTSAIHLALILLDIKAGDEVICQSMTFSASVNPVLYQSAIPIFVDSESETWNICPKNLEIAIKDRIKKGKKPKAIIAVHLYGNPYKIDEIHAIAEKYDIPIIEDSAEALGSSYKGKKCGTFGTFGILSFNGNKIITTSSGGALISNSIDLKKRAIFYATQSKDEAIHYQHSEIGYNYRMSNICAGIGLGQVQILDHNVIARRENHFFYKNIFSDIKSVRLFEVLNEDYYSNYWLNAILIEPNIKKKIDRESLRIAFKNQNIETRPLWKPMHLQTIFQKYPYYGNKIAKGLFEKGLCLPSGSNLTDLDKKRIKTVLDDFFNRT; encoded by the coding sequence ATGGATAATAAGCCAATTTATTTATCATTATCACAACAGAGCGGTTTTGAACAAGGATATATTCAGAAAGCTTTAGAAACTAATTGGATTACTTCTGGAGGACCAAATGTTGATGAATTTGAAAACACTATAGAAAGTTACCTTGAAAAGGAATTGTTTGTTACAGCTTTAAATTCTGGAACATCAGCAATTCATTTGGCATTAATTTTATTAGATATAAAAGCTGGTGATGAAGTTATTTGCCAAAGCATGACTTTTTCAGCTTCTGTTAATCCTGTATTATATCAAAGTGCAATTCCTATTTTTGTAGACAGTGAGTCCGAAACGTGGAACATCTGCCCCAAAAATCTTGAAATAGCAATTAAGGATAGAATAAAAAAAGGTAAAAAACCTAAAGCTATAATTGCCGTTCACTTGTATGGAAATCCATATAAAATAGATGAGATTCATGCTATTGCAGAGAAATATGATATTCCAATTATTGAGGATAGTGCAGAAGCATTGGGAAGTTCGTATAAAGGAAAAAAATGTGGAACTTTTGGGACATTTGGAATTCTCTCGTTTAATGGAAATAAAATAATTACAACCTCAAGTGGAGGAGCATTAATTTCGAATTCAATTGATTTAAAAAAGCGTGCAATTTTTTATGCTACTCAATCAAAAGATGAAGCGATTCATTACCAGCACAGTGAAATTGGTTACAATTATAGGATGAGCAACATTTGTGCAGGAATAGGTCTGGGGCAAGTTCAGATTTTAGATCACAATGTGATAGCAAGACGAGAAAATCATTTTTTTTATAAGAACATTTTTAGTGACATAAAAAGTGTAAGACTTTTCGAAGTTTTAAATGAAGATTATTATTCGAATTATTGGTTAAATGCTATTTTAATAGAACCAAATATTAAAAAAAAGATAGACAGAGAAAGTTTAAGAATAGCTTTTAAAAATCAAAATATTGAAACACGTCCACTTTGGAAACCAATGCATTTACAAACAATTTTTCAGAAATATCCTTATTATGGAAATAAAATTGCGAAGGGATTATTTGAAAAAGGTTTGTGTTTACCATCAGGATCAAACTTAACTGATTTGGATAAAAAAAGAATAAAAACTGTACTGGATGATTTTTTTAATAGAACATAA